A single Salmo salar chromosome ssa19, Ssal_v3.1, whole genome shotgun sequence DNA region contains:
- the wasf3b gene encoding wiskott-Aldrich syndrome protein family member 3b has translation MPLVKRNIDPRHLCRGALPDGVGSELDCVMNNTLSSIIRQLSSLSEHAEDIFGELFNEANTFYLRANSLQDRIDRLAVKVTQLDSTVEEVSLQDINMKKAFKSSTAQDQQVVSTRSVPIPVKEMYNLSDKPPPLNILSKYRDDHKEGLKFYTDPSYFFDLWRETMLQDTEDKRKEKRKNKEQKRCVDGTLQREVKKVRKARNRRQEWNMLALDKELRPDHRHTHSLHQGPTSEGSLSPEMRGLGPDHMDQHHYPNSTSHAGHAFTYSGPPPSLLAAQLAAQGHATLDKDYRGASLGRPHDAPPPPPPTENMNGSLPPVDYSMMEGYGNGPPPTPLMPSAQSAFAMPPGGPLPPPGPVGSAGGYAPTPPPLTGSLVTPPPPIPPPPPPGSSYSTTPKMSSVPHIAQPVNDARSDLLAAIRMGIHLKKGQEQQEQQAKREPVGNDVATILSRRIAVEYSDSEDDSELEENDWSD, from the exons ATGCCTCTGGTGAAGAGGAACATTGACCCGCGCCACCTGTGCCGGGGGGCGTTACCAGACGGCGTTGGCAGTGAGCTGGACTGTGTGATGAAcaacaccctctcctccatcatcCGCCAGCTCAGCAGCCTGA GTGAACATGCGGAGGACATCTTCGGAGAGCTGTTCAACGAGGCCAACACATTCTACCTGAGAGCCAACTCCCTGCAGGACCGCATCGACCGTCTGGCTGTCAAGGTCACCCAGCTGGACTCCACTGTGGAGGAAG tcTCTCTGCAGGACATTAACATGAAGAAGGCATTTAAGAGCAGTACTGCCCAGGACCAGCAGGTGGTGTCCACGAGGAGCGTTCCCATTCCTGTCAAGGAGATGTACAACCTGAGTGATAAACCTCCACCTCTCAACATCCTTTCCAAATATAG GGATGACCACAAGGAGGGGCTGAAGTTCTACACTGACCCCTCCTACTTCTTCGACCTGTGGAGAGAAACAATGCTGCAGGACACAGAGGacaagaggaaggagaagaggaagaacAAA GAGCAGAAGCGTTGTGTGGACGGAACGTTGCAAAGGGAGGTGAAGAAGGTGCGTAAGGCTCGGAACCGTCGTCAGGAGTGGAATATGTTGGCCCTGGATAAGGAGCTGAGGCCAGACCACCGCCACACACACTCGCTCCACCAGGGGCCCACCTCCGAGGGATCACTGTCCCCTGAGATGAG GGGTCTTGGGCCTGATCACATGGACCAACACCACTACCCTAACTCAACCAGCCATGCTGGTCATGCCTTCACATACTCCGGCCCACCCCCGAGTCTCCTGGCTGCTCAGCTGGCTGCCCAGGGACATGCCACTCTGGACAAGGACTATAGGGGAGCCTCCCTGGGTCGCCCCCACGATGCtccaccccctcccccacccactGAGAACATGAACGGATCTCTGCCACCTGTGGACTACAG taTGATGGAGGGATATGGAAACGGCCCTCCTCCCACACCTCTCATGCCATCAGCACAATCTGCCTTTGCCATGCCCCCCGGAGGACCACTTCCTCCTCCAGGACCAGTGGGATCAGCCGGTGGCTATGCTCCgaccccaccaccactcactgGGTCCCTGGTGACTCCACCTCCCCCTATACCTCCGCCCCCTCCTCCAGGCTCCTCCTACTCTACCACTCCCAAGATGTCCTCCGTGCCCCACATTGCCCAGCCTGTTAATGATGCTCGTAGTGATCTGCTGGCTGCCATACGCATGG gtatccATTTGAAGAAGGGACaggagcagcaggagcagcaggcTAAGAGGGAGCCTGTAGGGAACGATGTGGCCACCATCCTGTCCAGACGCATCGCCGTTGAGTACTCTGACTCCGAGGACGACTCCGAGTTGGAGGAGAACGACTGGTctgactaa